The following are encoded together in the Bubalus kerabau isolate K-KA32 ecotype Philippines breed swamp buffalo chromosome 3, PCC_UOA_SB_1v2, whole genome shotgun sequence genome:
- the PHC2 gene encoding polyhomeotic-like protein 2 isoform X3, with the protein MTSGNGNSASSITGTAPQNGENKPPQAIVKPQILTHVIEGFVIQEGAEPFPVGRSSLLVGNLKKKYAQGFLPEKLPQQDHTTTTDSEMEEPYLQESKEEGTPLKLKCELCGRVDFAYKFKRSKRFCSMACAKRYNVGCTKRVGLFHSDRSKLQKAGATTHNRRRASKASLPTLSKDTKKQPTGTVPLSVTAALQLTHSQEDSSRCSDNSSYEEPLSPISASSSTSRRRQGPRDLELPDVHMRDLVGMGHHFLPSEPTKWNVDDVYEFIRSLPGCQEIAEEFRAQEIDGQALLLLKEDHLMSAMNIKLGPALKIYARISMLKDS; encoded by the exons ATGACCTCAGGGAACGGAAACTCTGCCTCCAGCATCACCGGCACTGCCCCCCAGAATGGTGAGAATAAACCACCACAGGCCATTGTGAAACCCCAAATCCTGACGCATGTTATCGAAGGGTTTGTGATCCAGGAGGGGGCGGAGCCTTTCCCG GTGGGACGCTCGTCCCTGCTGGTGGGGAATCTCAAGAAGAAGTATGCACAGgggttcttgcctgagaaacttCCGCAGCAGGACCATACCACCACCACTGACTCAGAGATGGAGGAGCCCTATCTGCAAG AGTCCAAAGAGGAGGGTACTCCCCTCAAACTCAAGTGCGAGCTCTGTGGCCGGGTGGACTTCGCCTACAAGTTCAAGCGTTCCAAGCGCTTCTGTTCCATGGCTTGTGCAAAAAG GTACAACGTGGGGTGCACCAAACGAGTGGGGCTTTTCCACTCAGACCGGAGCAAGCTGCAGAAGGCGGGAGCCACGACCCACAACCGCCGTCGGGCCAGCAAAGCCAGTCTGCCGACACTTAGCAAGGATACCAAGAAGCAG CCAACAGGCACCGTACCCCTTTCAGTTACCGCTGCCCTGCAGCTAACACACAGCCAGGAGGACTCCAGCCGTTGCTCAGATAACTCAAGCTACGAGGAACCCTTGTCCCCCATCTCAGCCAGCTCGTCCACCTCCCGCCGGCGACAAGGCCCGCGGGACCTGGAGCTCCCTGACGTGCACATGCGGGACCTGGTGGGCATGGGACACCACTTCCTGCCAAGTGAGCCCACCAAGTGGAACGTGGACGATGTCTACGAATTCATCCGCTCTCTGCCAG GCTGCCAGGAAATCGCAGAGGAGTTCCGTGCCCAGGAGATCGACGggcaagctctgctgctgctcaaGGAGGACCACCTGATGAGTGCCATGAACATCAAGCTGGGGCCAGCCCTTAAGATCTACGCACGCATCAGCATGCTCAAGGACTCCTAG